One window of the Nocardia huaxiensis genome contains the following:
- a CDS encoding class I SAM-dependent methyltransferase yields MPVSLHSTGKASFDEIYERPDPREYYARMSELDYRIPELAKPYFQRFIREARAARGGSGLTVLDIGCSYGVNAALLRWDTGIADLAEHYRSRTGDLISRDRARLAAGDQQPGVRFVGMDASRPALDYARATGLLHDTVHADLEATEPTEAQRRVLGDADLVISTGCVGYVTEKTLLRVARCSENPPWMAHFVLRMFAFEPIAAELRALGYRTQRLPGAFRQRRFASPAEQTQVLNTLEANGIDPAGCESDGWLYAQLYLSRPAQHLPTDHEDIP; encoded by the coding sequence TTGCCGGTTTCGTTGCACAGCACCGGAAAAGCCTCGTTCGACGAGATATACGAACGGCCCGACCCGCGCGAGTACTACGCGCGCATGAGCGAATTGGACTACCGCATACCGGAATTGGCGAAACCGTACTTCCAGCGGTTCATTCGCGAAGCCCGGGCCGCGCGCGGCGGCAGCGGGCTCACGGTGCTCGATATCGGCTGCTCGTACGGGGTGAACGCGGCACTGCTGCGCTGGGACACCGGCATTGCCGACCTGGCCGAGCATTATCGTTCCCGCACAGGCGATCTCATCTCCCGCGACCGCGCCCGGCTGGCCGCTGGCGACCAGCAGCCGGGGGTGCGCTTCGTCGGCATGGACGCCTCGCGCCCGGCGCTCGACTACGCCCGCGCCACCGGCCTGCTGCACGACACCGTGCACGCCGATCTGGAGGCGACCGAACCCACCGAAGCCCAGCGCCGCGTGCTCGGCGACGCCGACCTGGTCATCTCCACCGGATGCGTCGGCTACGTCACCGAGAAGACCCTGCTGCGAGTGGCCCGGTGTAGCGAAAACCCGCCCTGGATGGCACATTTCGTCTTGCGCATGTTCGCCTTCGAACCCATCGCGGCCGAACTACGCGCGCTCGGCTACCGCACCCAGCGGCTTCCGGGAGCCTTCCGGCAGCGCCGTTTCGCATCCCCTGCGGAACAGACACAGGTGCTGAATACTCTGGAGGCCAACGGCATCGACCCGGCCGGCTGCGAATCCGACGGCTGGCTGTACGCACAGCTCTACCTGTCCCGCCCTGCCCAGCATCTACCCACCGATCACGAGGACATCCCTTGA
- a CDS encoding serine/threonine-protein kinase produces MTSDRLIAGRYRLTDPIGTGAMGVVWRATDVRLRRTVAVKQLLLGPGLSRSQALEAKMRAMREGRIAARLHHPNAVTVFDVAEEDGQPWLVMEYVDAVSLAALMREKGQLTPAEVARIGAKVAAALTAAHKAGIVHRDVKPANILVADDGTVKITDFGISRAIGDVTVTSTGFLAGTPAYLSPEVARGENPEPASDVFALGSTLYAAVEGQPPFGEGDNPLAVLHSVARARVPEPTHAAALGPVLMDLLAAEAGDRPTMAQATDRLQAVADGRVPAPHQPTKVLPAVGADAAAKSGTNPKAAAAVDTSDATTVLSTSRAGASTGNAADPTEHIDMGGRRPPRDSSIPPGLQPMVPFNAKPAGGDGNRRQLALVAVGVVGALLLAALVATVISRNDDGRGPIAIETSTITVPANPPSGSAADAQDPNSNGGNSSGGGNTAGSEPTRTAAGQVTPPPTTTTAPPSTTSGKPSTTTTTTTTTTTPPTTTPAGPPNAAAQASFVQGYYGMLPGNVNGAWSMLSPSYQVSAGGFDSYSRFFGQFSSVTISGLTQNGDTVVGTLTYVYKNGRSESERRWFRVGSDNGRLVIVDSQIG; encoded by the coding sequence ATGACTTCAGACCGGCTGATTGCGGGGCGGTACCGACTAACGGATCCGATCGGCACGGGTGCGATGGGGGTCGTGTGGCGCGCGACCGATGTTCGGTTGCGGCGCACCGTGGCCGTGAAGCAGTTGCTGCTGGGGCCGGGCCTGTCCCGGTCCCAGGCGCTGGAAGCCAAGATGCGGGCGATGCGGGAGGGGCGCATCGCCGCACGGCTGCATCATCCGAACGCCGTCACGGTGTTCGACGTCGCCGAAGAGGACGGCCAGCCCTGGCTGGTCATGGAATACGTGGACGCCGTCTCGCTGGCGGCGCTCATGCGGGAGAAAGGCCAGCTGACACCGGCCGAAGTGGCCCGCATCGGCGCGAAAGTCGCTGCGGCCCTTACCGCCGCGCACAAGGCCGGCATCGTGCACCGCGATGTGAAGCCCGCCAATATCCTCGTCGCCGATGACGGCACCGTGAAGATCACCGACTTCGGCATCTCGCGCGCCATCGGCGACGTGACCGTCACCTCCACCGGATTCCTCGCGGGTACCCCCGCCTACCTCTCGCCGGAGGTCGCGCGGGGCGAGAATCCGGAGCCCGCCTCGGACGTATTCGCGCTGGGTTCAACGCTTTACGCGGCGGTCGAAGGGCAGCCGCCGTTCGGTGAGGGCGACAACCCCCTGGCCGTGCTGCACTCGGTGGCGCGGGCCCGGGTGCCCGAGCCGACGCACGCGGCCGCGCTGGGGCCCGTGCTCATGGATCTGCTGGCCGCCGAGGCGGGCGACCGGCCCACCATGGCGCAGGCCACCGATCGGTTGCAGGCCGTGGCCGACGGCCGCGTGCCCGCACCGCATCAGCCGACCAAGGTGCTGCCCGCGGTCGGGGCCGACGCGGCGGCGAAATCCGGGACGAATCCGAAAGCCGCTGCGGCCGTGGACACCTCGGATGCCACCACGGTGCTGTCCACCTCCCGCGCGGGCGCGTCCACCGGCAATGCCGCCGACCCGACCGAGCACATCGATATGGGCGGCCGCAGGCCGCCGCGGGACAGCTCCATCCCGCCCGGACTCCAGCCCATGGTGCCCTTCAACGCCAAACCCGCTGGGGGAGATGGCAATCGGCGTCAACTGGCGCTGGTCGCCGTCGGCGTCGTCGGGGCGCTGCTGCTGGCCGCCCTGGTGGCGACGGTGATCAGCCGCAATGACGACGGCAGGGGCCCGATCGCCATCGAAACCAGCACGATCACCGTGCCGGCGAATCCGCCCAGCGGGTCCGCGGCCGACGCCCAGGACCCGAACAGCAACGGCGGCAACAGTTCCGGCGGCGGCAACACTGCCGGCAGCGAGCCGACCCGCACCGCCGCGGGCCAGGTCACCCCGCCGCCGACCACCACCACGGCCCCTCCCAGCACCACCTCGGGCAAGCCGAGCACGACCACCACCACGACCACGACCACGACGACCCCGCCCACCACGACCCCGGCCGGACCGCCGAACGCGGCCGCGCAGGCGTCGTTCGTGCAGGGGTACTACGGCATGCTGCCCGGCAATGTGAACGGCGCCTGGTCCATGCTCTCGCCGAGCTACCAGGTTTCCGCGGGCGGATTCGACAGCTACTCCCGCTTCTTCGGACAGTTCAGCTCGGTCACCATCTCCGGGCTGACCCAGAACGGCGACACCGTCGTCGGCACCCTCACCTACGTCTACAAGAACGGCCGCTCCGAATCCGAACGTCGCTGGTTCCGCGTCGGCTCGGACAATGGCCGCCTGGTCATCGTCGACTCCCAGATCGGCTGA
- a CDS encoding HAD family hydrolase encodes MTRVDAVLWDMDGTLLDSEKLWDIAVRELAGELGREMTDEIRHALIGASGPNALRIMFEGLALDPTPEAIADAGHWLEARVTELFHGPIPWRPGAQDALDIVRSAGIPMALVTNTKRSLTEYALNTLSRDYFSATVCGDEVSHGKPAPDIYLRAAELLEVSPDRCAAIEDSPTGVLAAETAGCLVLCVPCEIPVPAGPGRTFRESLLGLAITDLHRLASHSSKRQGS; translated from the coding sequence GTGACGCGCGTGGATGCGGTGCTGTGGGACATGGACGGAACGCTGCTCGACTCCGAGAAGCTGTGGGATATCGCGGTCCGCGAACTGGCCGGTGAGCTGGGGCGCGAGATGACCGACGAGATCCGGCACGCCCTCATCGGCGCGTCCGGGCCCAACGCCCTGCGCATCATGTTCGAGGGTCTGGCGCTGGATCCCACGCCGGAGGCCATCGCGGACGCCGGGCACTGGCTCGAGGCCCGGGTGACCGAGCTGTTCCACGGCCCGATTCCGTGGCGGCCGGGGGCGCAGGACGCGCTCGACATTGTTCGCTCGGCGGGTATCCCTATGGCCTTGGTCACCAATACCAAGCGCTCGTTGACCGAATACGCGCTGAACACCCTGAGCCGGGACTACTTCAGTGCGACCGTCTGCGGCGACGAGGTGTCGCACGGCAAACCAGCACCCGACATCTATCTGCGCGCCGCCGAACTGCTCGAGGTGAGCCCGGACCGCTGTGCCGCCATCGAGGATTCACCCACGGGCGTCCTCGCCGCCGAAACCGCCGGCTGCCTGGTCCTGTGCGTCCCCTGCGAGATCCCCGTGCCCGCCGGACCAGGCCGCACCTTCCGGGAATCCCTGCTCGGACTCGCCATCACCGATCTGCACCGGCTCGCTTCTCATTCGTCCAAGCGGCAGGGGTCGTGA
- a CDS encoding MmcQ/YjbR family DNA-binding protein, translating into MADAVETVRALCMALPKVTEKLSHGEPAWFAGQRMFVMFADHHHDGRVGFWCAAPVGAQEELVGAEPERFFRPPYVGHRGWLGVYLDVEVDWGEVGEIVQDAYRSVASKRLVAELDSGPL; encoded by the coding sequence ATGGCGGACGCGGTGGAAACGGTGCGGGCCCTGTGCATGGCATTGCCCAAGGTGACGGAGAAGCTCAGTCACGGCGAGCCCGCGTGGTTCGCGGGACAGAGAATGTTCGTCATGTTCGCCGACCACCATCACGACGGGCGCGTGGGATTCTGGTGTGCGGCGCCGGTGGGGGCGCAGGAGGAATTGGTGGGGGCCGAACCGGAGCGGTTTTTCCGGCCGCCGTACGTGGGGCATCGCGGATGGCTGGGGGTGTACCTGGATGTCGAGGTGGACTGGGGCGAGGTCGGCGAGATCGTGCAGGATGCCTACCGTTCGGTGGCGTCCAAACGACTTGTGGCGGAGCTGGATTCGGGGCCGCTGTAG
- a CDS encoding arpA protein, translated as MAETGVRLDVHAANDDGGQGEPLPGVDTTRYPLDAPGSDRWAAAVRAARADLAADGCCVLRGFIRPEQVHTLRTEGIALAPHAYYTVERVNAYNIPLDADLPADHPGRHVLRRGNAFVARDLIPRDALIHRLYTDLRFQRFIADCFDLPELHEYPDPLAGLTLNVVAPGMSHPWHFDTNEFTVSMLTQEPECGGVFEYCPNIRTRTAENFADVNAVLTDHGDHLISRLDLKPGDLQLFQGRFSLHRVAPVGGTVQRHSAIFAYTDTPGLIGTPERTRQLFGRTLPAHHATDNQRGDQLLD; from the coding sequence ATGGCTGAAACAGGGGTCCGGTTGGATGTGCACGCGGCGAATGACGATGGGGGACAAGGGGAACCCCTACCCGGCGTGGATACCACCCGGTATCCCCTGGATGCCCCCGGCAGCGATCGCTGGGCAGCCGCGGTGCGGGCCGCGCGCGCCGATCTCGCGGCGGACGGCTGCTGCGTGCTGCGCGGCTTCATCCGGCCCGAGCAGGTGCACACCCTGCGCACCGAGGGCATCGCCCTGGCTCCGCATGCCTACTACACCGTCGAACGGGTCAACGCCTACAACATCCCCCTCGACGCCGACCTGCCCGCCGATCATCCCGGCCGCCACGTCCTGCGGCGCGGAAACGCCTTCGTCGCAAGGGATCTCATTCCCCGCGACGCGCTGATCCACCGCCTCTACACCGACCTCCGCTTCCAGCGTTTCATCGCCGACTGCTTCGATCTCCCCGAACTCCACGAATACCCCGACCCGCTGGCCGGTCTCACCCTCAATGTGGTCGCCCCGGGCATGTCGCACCCCTGGCATTTCGACACCAATGAATTCACCGTCAGCATGCTCACCCAGGAGCCGGAGTGTGGCGGCGTCTTCGAATACTGCCCCAATATCCGCACCCGCACCGCCGAGAATTTCGCCGACGTGAACGCCGTCCTCACCGATCACGGCGACCACCTCATCAGCCGCCTCGACCTGAAACCCGGTGACCTGCAACTGTTCCAGGGCCGCTTCTCGCTGCACCGCGTCGCCCCGGTCGGCGGCACCGTCCAGCGCCACTCCGCGATCTTCGCCTACACCGACACCCCCGGGCTGATCGGCACCCCCGAACGCACCCGCCAGCTGTTCGGCCGCACCCTCCCCGCCCACCACGCGACCGACAACCAGCGCGGCGATCAACTCCTGGACTGA
- the metH gene encoding methionine synthase, whose amino-acid sequence MSVRSRAEFDTTLLDTLRRRVVIGDGAMGTMLQAADLSLDDFRGLEGCNEILNETRPDVLRHIHRAYFEAGADAVETNTFGCNLPNLADYDIADRIRDLSERGTRLAREVADEMGPSADGTPRYVLGSMGPGTKLPTLGHAPFDALRDAYTEAALGMLDGGADAILVETCQDLLQVKAAVIGSHHAMARAGRRIPIITHVTMETTGTMLVGSEIGAALTALENLGIDMIGLNCATGPDEMSEHLRHLSKHANLPVSVMPNAGLPILGANGAEYPLTPEELAVAMTQFVSEFGLSLVGGCCGTTPEHIRQVAEAVREVTPATRAPQHEPSVSSIYSSVPFEQDASILMIGERTNANGSKAFREAMLAGDWQKCIDIAKDQTRDGAHMLDLCVDYVGRDGTADMAELASRLATASTLPIMLDSTETPVLKAGLEHLGGRCAINSVNYEDGDGPDSRFQQTMALVAEHGAAVVALTIDEEGQARTAEKKVEIAERLIADITGNWGLAESDIIIDTLTFTLGTGQEESRRDGIETIEAIRLLKQKHPDVQTTLGLSNISFGLNAAARQVLNSVFMHECVQAGLDSAIVHASKILPMSRIPEEQRQVALDLVYDRRTEDYDPLGKLMELFEGVSAASSKASRAEELAALPLFERLARRIVDGDRNGLEADLDEAMKEVPPLQIINETLLSGMKTVGELFGSGQMQLPFVLQSAEVMKTAVAHLEPHMEATDDSGKGRIVLATVKGDVHDIGKNLVDIILSNNGYEVVNIGIKQPISAILDAAVDKKADVVGMSGLLVKSTVIMKENLEEMNSRGVAEQFPVLLGGAALTRAYVEDDLTAVYDGDVHYARDAFEGLRLMDEIMTRKRGGGADPDSPEAIAEREAAAERKARRERSKRIAAQRKAAETPVEVPARSDVAADLPVAVPPFWGTRIVKGLSVSEYSHTLDERALFLGQWGLRGQRGGDGPSYEELVETEGRPRLRYWLDRLTAEGVLQHAAVVYGYFPAVSEGDDVIVLTEPKPDAPERYRFTFPRQQRDRFLCIADFIRSREQAQQTGQVDVLPFQLVTMGQPIADFANVLFAEDNYRDYLEVHGIGVQLTEALAEFWHRRIREELTLEGHAVAEEDPADVLDYFKLGYRGARYSFGYGACPDLEDRAKLVDLLDAGRIGVMLSEELQLHPEQSTDAFVLLHPEAKYFNA is encoded by the coding sequence ATGTCTGTACGCAGCCGCGCCGAATTCGACACCACCCTTTTGGACACGCTCAGACGGCGTGTCGTGATCGGGGACGGTGCGATGGGCACGATGCTACAGGCCGCGGATCTGTCGCTCGATGATTTCCGCGGCCTCGAAGGCTGCAATGAGATTCTCAATGAAACCCGCCCTGACGTGCTGCGACACATTCATCGCGCGTACTTCGAGGCGGGCGCGGACGCCGTCGAGACCAATACCTTCGGCTGCAATCTGCCCAACCTCGCCGACTACGACATCGCCGACCGCATCCGCGATCTGTCCGAACGCGGCACCCGCCTGGCCCGTGAGGTCGCCGACGAGATGGGACCGTCGGCCGACGGCACCCCGCGCTATGTGCTGGGCTCGATGGGCCCCGGCACCAAGCTGCCGACGCTGGGCCACGCGCCCTTCGACGCCCTGCGCGACGCCTACACCGAGGCCGCGCTCGGCATGCTCGACGGCGGCGCGGACGCCATCCTCGTGGAGACCTGCCAGGACCTGCTGCAGGTGAAGGCCGCCGTCATCGGCAGCCACCATGCCATGGCGCGGGCCGGCCGCCGGATTCCGATCATCACGCACGTGACCATGGAGACCACCGGCACCATGCTGGTCGGCTCCGAGATCGGCGCGGCGCTCACCGCGCTGGAGAACCTCGGCATCGACATGATCGGGCTCAACTGCGCCACCGGCCCGGACGAGATGAGCGAGCACCTACGGCACCTGTCCAAGCACGCGAACCTGCCGGTATCGGTCATGCCGAACGCCGGTCTGCCGATTCTCGGTGCGAACGGGGCCGAATACCCGCTCACGCCAGAGGAATTGGCCGTGGCCATGACCCAGTTCGTGTCCGAGTTCGGGCTCTCGCTGGTGGGCGGCTGCTGTGGCACCACGCCCGAGCACATCCGGCAGGTGGCCGAGGCCGTGCGCGAGGTCACTCCGGCCACCCGCGCGCCCCAGCACGAGCCGAGTGTGTCCTCCATCTACTCCTCGGTCCCGTTCGAGCAGGACGCCTCGATCCTCATGATCGGTGAGCGCACCAATGCCAACGGCTCCAAGGCTTTCCGTGAGGCCATGCTGGCCGGCGACTGGCAGAAGTGCATCGACATCGCCAAGGACCAGACCCGCGACGGCGCGCACATGCTGGACCTGTGCGTGGACTACGTGGGCCGCGACGGCACCGCCGATATGGCCGAGCTGGCCTCGCGCCTGGCCACCGCCTCCACCCTGCCGATCATGCTGGACTCCACCGAAACCCCGGTGCTGAAGGCCGGTTTGGAGCACCTGGGCGGCCGCTGCGCCATCAACTCGGTCAACTACGAGGACGGTGACGGCCCGGACTCGCGCTTCCAGCAGACCATGGCCCTGGTCGCCGAACACGGTGCGGCCGTGGTGGCGCTGACCATCGACGAAGAGGGCCAGGCGCGCACCGCCGAGAAGAAGGTGGAGATCGCCGAACGCCTCATCGCCGACATCACCGGCAACTGGGGGCTGGCCGAGTCCGACATCATCATCGACACCCTGACCTTCACCCTGGGCACCGGTCAGGAGGAGTCGCGCCGCGACGGCATCGAAACCATCGAGGCCATCCGGCTGTTGAAGCAGAAGCATCCGGATGTGCAGACCACCCTGGGTCTTTCGAACATCTCCTTCGGTCTCAACGCCGCCGCGCGGCAGGTGCTGAACTCGGTGTTCATGCACGAATGCGTGCAGGCCGGACTGGATTCGGCGATCGTGCACGCCTCCAAGATCCTGCCCATGTCGCGGATTCCCGAGGAACAGCGTCAGGTCGCCCTCGATCTGGTCTACGACCGCCGCACCGAGGACTACGACCCGCTGGGCAAGCTCATGGAGTTGTTCGAGGGCGTGTCCGCGGCCTCGTCCAAGGCTTCGCGCGCCGAGGAGCTGGCGGCGCTGCCGCTGTTCGAGCGCCTCGCGCGCCGCATTGTCGACGGTGACCGCAACGGTCTCGAGGCCGACCTCGACGAGGCCATGAAAGAGGTTCCGCCGCTGCAGATCATCAATGAGACGCTGCTGTCGGGCATGAAGACCGTCGGTGAGCTGTTCGGCTCCGGCCAGATGCAGCTGCCGTTCGTGCTCCAATCGGCCGAGGTGATGAAAACCGCTGTGGCGCACCTGGAACCGCATATGGAGGCCACCGACGACTCGGGCAAGGGCCGCATCGTGCTGGCCACCGTCAAGGGCGATGTGCACGACATCGGCAAGAACCTGGTCGACATCATCCTGTCCAACAATGGCTACGAGGTCGTGAATATCGGTATCAAGCAACCGATTTCGGCCATCCTGGATGCCGCGGTGGACAAGAAGGCCGATGTGGTCGGCATGTCCGGCCTGCTGGTGAAGTCCACCGTGATCATGAAGGAAAACCTCGAGGAGATGAACTCCCGCGGTGTCGCGGAACAGTTCCCGGTGCTCCTCGGTGGTGCGGCGCTGACTCGCGCGTACGTGGAGGACGATCTCACCGCGGTCTACGACGGCGATGTGCACTACGCGCGCGACGCTTTCGAGGGCCTGCGACTCATGGACGAGATCATGACCCGCAAGCGCGGCGGCGGCGCGGATCCGGATTCTCCGGAGGCCATCGCCGAACGCGAGGCGGCCGCCGAACGTAAGGCCAGGCGTGAGCGCTCCAAGCGAATCGCCGCGCAGCGCAAGGCCGCCGAGACGCCGGTCGAGGTGCCGGCGCGCTCCGACGTCGCCGCGGACCTGCCGGTCGCCGTCCCGCCGTTCTGGGGGACCCGCATCGTGAAGGGGCTGTCGGTCAGCGAGTACTCGCACACCCTGGACGAGCGGGCACTGTTCCTCGGCCAGTGGGGTCTGCGCGGTCAGCGCGGCGGCGACGGGCCCTCCTACGAGGAGCTGGTGGAGACCGAAGGCCGTCCGCGCCTGCGGTATTGGCTGGACCGGCTCACCGCCGAGGGCGTGCTCCAGCACGCCGCCGTGGTCTACGGCTACTTCCCGGCGGTCTCCGAGGGCGACGATGTGATTGTTCTCACCGAGCCCAAACCCGATGCGCCGGAACGCTATCGGTTCACCTTCCCGCGTCAGCAACGCGACCGGTTCCTCTGCATCGCGGACTTCATCCGCTCCCGGGAACAGGCGCAGCAGACCGGTCAGGTGGATGTGCTGCCGTTCCAGCTGGTCACCATGGGTCAACCGATTGCCGACTTCGCCAATGTGCTGTTCGCGGAGGATAATTACCGCGATTACCTCGAGGTGCACGGCATCGGCGTGCAGCTCACCGAAGCACTGGCGGAGTTTTGGCACCGGCGAATCCGGGAAGAACTGACGTTGGAGGGTCATGCCGTCGCCGAGGAGGACCCCGCCGACGTGCTGGACTACTTCAAACTCGGTTACCGTGGCGCACGGTACTCGTTCGGATACGGGGCCTGTCCCGATCTGGAGGATCGCGCGAAACTCGTTGACCTGCTGGACGCGGGCCGGATCGGAGTGATGCTGTCGGAGGAGTTGCAACTGCATCCGGAGCAGTCGACGGATGCCTTCGTTCTGCTGCACCCGGAAGCGAAGTACTTCAACGCTTAG
- a CDS encoding NAD(P)/FAD-dependent oxidoreductase, translated as MGPAKIVIVGGGFAGVECARYLERHLRPEEAFVQLVAPSASLLYLPLLPQVASGVLSPRAVAVSMRRVLRRTEYVPGMVVGVDPKARQCVVRRASGVELGLDYDHLVLTPGSITRIMDVPGLREHGFGMKTLAEALYLRDHVLRQLDVAAVRGDEEEDRERLNFVTIGAGYAGTETAAVLNRLTRAAAKRYFPRLDPSMVRWRLVTHGDRLMPELGERLGADAKEILAKRGVEFVPGLSAAEVTARSVTLTNGEVIPTRTVVWTAGVAPSPLAGHLGADTVKGRIVAAADLTVPGLPGVWACGDAAAVPDLTKGGDVKCAPTAQHAMRQGKHLGANLVATLRGKTCKQYKHRDLGMVVDLGRWDALARPLGLGLSGAPAQLVTRGYHLMALRTFAARARTVFDWSMHGVTGDDFMRIGYSDFLTETIGGFERTSDYLTADEVAKSLVNDPGLA; from the coding sequence ATGGGGCCAGCGAAGATAGTGATCGTCGGTGGCGGTTTCGCCGGCGTGGAATGTGCGCGGTATCTCGAGCGGCATCTGCGGCCGGAGGAAGCCTTCGTGCAGCTGGTCGCGCCCAGCGCCAGCCTGCTCTATCTGCCGCTGCTGCCACAGGTGGCCTCCGGGGTGCTGAGCCCGCGCGCGGTCGCGGTATCCATGCGCCGCGTTCTGCGCCGCACCGAATACGTGCCCGGCATGGTGGTCGGGGTGGATCCCAAGGCGCGGCAGTGCGTGGTGCGCCGCGCCTCGGGCGTCGAACTCGGGCTGGACTACGACCATCTGGTGCTCACCCCCGGCAGCATCACCCGCATCATGGACGTTCCGGGCCTGCGGGAGCACGGATTCGGGATGAAGACCCTCGCCGAGGCGCTGTATCTGCGCGACCACGTGCTGCGGCAGCTCGATGTGGCGGCCGTGCGCGGGGACGAGGAAGAGGATCGGGAACGGCTCAACTTCGTCACCATCGGCGCGGGATACGCGGGCACCGAGACCGCGGCGGTGCTGAACCGGCTCACCCGGGCCGCGGCCAAACGCTATTTCCCGCGCCTGGATCCGAGCATGGTGCGCTGGCGGCTGGTCACCCACGGCGATCGGCTCATGCCCGAACTCGGTGAGCGCCTGGGGGCGGACGCCAAGGAGATTCTCGCCAAACGCGGCGTCGAATTCGTGCCCGGGCTGTCGGCGGCCGAAGTCACCGCGCGCAGCGTGACCCTCACCAATGGCGAAGTGATCCCCACGCGCACCGTGGTGTGGACCGCGGGGGTGGCGCCGAGCCCGCTGGCGGGGCATCTCGGCGCGGACACCGTCAAGGGGCGCATAGTCGCCGCCGCCGATCTCACCGTGCCCGGACTGCCCGGTGTGTGGGCGTGCGGCGATGCCGCGGCCGTACCGGATCTGACCAAGGGCGGCGATGTGAAGTGCGCGCCCACCGCGCAGCACGCCATGCGCCAGGGCAAGCATCTCGGGGCGAATCTGGTCGCCACCCTGCGCGGTAAAACGTGCAAACAGTACAAGCATCGCGATCTGGGCATGGTCGTGGACCTCGGGCGCTGGGATGCCCTCGCGCGCCCGCTGGGTCTCGGATTGAGCGGCGCCCCAGCGCAATTGGTGACGCGCGGCTACCACCTGATGGCCTTGCGCACCTTCGCGGCGCGCGCCCGCACCGTCTTCGACTGGAGCATGCACGGCGTGACCGGCGACGACTTCATGCGCATCGGTTACTCCGACTTCCTGACCGAGACCATCGGCGGTTTCGAGCGCACCTCGGACTATCTGACCGCCGACGAGGTCGCCAAGTCGCTGGTCAACGATCCCGGACTCGCATGA
- a CDS encoding toprim domain-containing protein: MSTNRSWDAITGALARISGPGRRGGDWTTYLCPVHEADGRRHHPSLGVVYNHQKQRTVIKCFAGCPDEAVLDRLGLQVRDLFDRPPPDRRSPVRRHGPPSELALADRALLAAGLPLEVHKQDRGRPVARPRQAAAYIYRWPDGRPAGKVIRYRTACEYGYVKSFSQARPTESGWQPGGFPRLPFRLPEVLLAIELSRDIVVCEGESDVLTAAHAGLTATCNAGGATNWHYDHATWLAGAHRVWIVADRDAPGYRHAAKVAHSLRNTVPHLRVVQARDGKDLTDHCNAGHHITELDPVPLLDAYYSGPESSSATSRLDATER; this comes from the coding sequence ATGAGTACGAATCGTTCCTGGGACGCCATTACCGGTGCGCTCGCCCGCATTTCCGGTCCCGGCCGGCGCGGCGGCGACTGGACCACCTACCTCTGCCCCGTCCACGAGGCCGACGGCCGCCGGCATCATCCCTCGCTCGGTGTGGTCTACAACCATCAGAAGCAGCGGACCGTCATCAAGTGCTTCGCGGGCTGCCCCGACGAGGCCGTGCTGGACCGCCTGGGCCTGCAGGTCCGCGACCTGTTCGACCGCCCGCCCCCGGACCGTCGCTCCCCCGTCCGGCGCCACGGCCCGCCCAGCGAACTCGCGCTGGCCGACCGCGCGCTGCTGGCCGCCGGACTCCCCTTGGAAGTGCACAAGCAGGATCGCGGCCGCCCGGTGGCGCGCCCCCGTCAGGCTGCCGCCTACATCTACCGCTGGCCCGACGGCCGCCCGGCGGGCAAGGTGATCCGCTATCGCACGGCCTGCGAATACGGCTACGTCAAATCCTTCAGCCAGGCCCGGCCCACCGAATCCGGCTGGCAGCCGGGCGGTTTCCCGCGCCTGCCGTTCCGGCTGCCCGAGGTGCTGCTGGCCATCGAACTGTCCCGCGACATCGTCGTCTGCGAGGGCGAATCCGATGTTCTCACCGCCGCCCACGCCGGTCTCACCGCAACCTGCAATGCGGGCGGCGCCACCAACTGGCACTACGACCACGCCACCTGGCTGGCCGGCGCGCACCGGGTCTGGATCGTCGCCGATCGGGATGCCCCCGGCTACCGGCACGCCGCGAAAGTCGCCCACTCGCTGCGCAATACGGTCCCGCACCTGCGCGTGGTCCAGGCCCGCGACGGCAAGGACCTCACCGATCACTGCAATGCCGGCCACCACATCACCGAACTGGACCCGGTCCCCCTCCTCGACGCCTACTACAGCGGCCCCGAATCCAGCTCCGCCACAAGTCGTTTGGACGCCACCGAACGGTAG